One region of Chryseobacterium sp. C-71 genomic DNA includes:
- a CDS encoding transposase gives MRTSKFTDSQILAILKEYDSGQTAKELSRKYGFHYQTLHDWKKKFSGINSTKELAKIKELESENNRLKKMFANLSLEHEALKDVLSKKW, from the coding sequence ATGAGAACGAGCAAATTTACAGACAGCCAAATTTTGGCTATTTTAAAGGAGTATGATTCGGGACAGACTGCAAAAGAATTGTCTCGGAAATATGGATTTCATTATCAGACTTTGCACGATTGGAAAAAGAAATTCAGCGGGATTAATTCTACCAAAGAACTGGCAAAAATTAAAGAACTGGAATCAGAGAATAATCGCTTGAAAAAGATGTTTGCCAACCTTAGTTTGGAACATGAAGCACTGAAAGACGTACTCTCAAAAAAGTGGTAA
- a CDS encoding IS3 family transposase, which produces MVKPATKREVVAYLVSEYPMNIRQACKSLNLERSSYYYHPKRKDDTDVIDCLNQLSEKHPSYGFKKMFHSLRNEGFGWNHKKVYRIYKKLGLNILRKRRRRLASRERQNLEVPEKYNEVWSMDFMSDSLFNSRRFRTLNIIDDHNRESIWIEAGLSIGAMHMTDLLEWIVKERGKPKAIRTDNGPEFTSSVFTNWCHKHRIEIRYIQPGKPVQNAFIERFNRSYRTEVLDARIFNNLIEVREITSDWMEHYNNNRPHESLGNLSPMQYLLKKENSPDANPNTEFSPFQQILPASTTE; this is translated from the coding sequence GTGGTAAAGCCTGCCACAAAACGGGAAGTGGTTGCTTATCTGGTTTCAGAATATCCGATGAACATTCGGCAGGCGTGTAAATCTTTGAATTTGGAGCGAAGCAGCTATTACTATCATCCTAAAAGAAAAGATGATACGGACGTCATTGATTGCCTGAATCAACTTTCTGAAAAACATCCCAGCTATGGATTCAAGAAAATGTTTCACAGTCTTCGTAATGAGGGTTTTGGTTGGAATCATAAGAAAGTATATAGAATTTACAAGAAATTAGGACTGAATATTTTGAGAAAAAGAAGGAGAAGACTTGCTTCAAGAGAAAGACAAAACTTGGAAGTTCCTGAAAAATACAATGAAGTTTGGAGTATGGACTTTATGAGTGATTCTTTGTTTAACTCAAGACGATTCCGAACGTTGAACATTATTGATGATCATAACAGAGAATCGATTTGGATCGAAGCCGGGCTTTCCATCGGAGCGATGCATATGACCGATCTATTGGAATGGATTGTAAAGGAAAGAGGAAAACCAAAAGCAATACGAACAGATAATGGTCCCGAGTTTACGAGTTCTGTTTTTACGAATTGGTGTCATAAACACAGAATTGAAATCCGGTACATTCAACCGGGGAAACCTGTTCAGAATGCTTTTATTGAAAGGTTCAACAGAAGCTATAGAACAGAGGTTCTGGATGCAAGAATCTTCAATAATTTGATAGAAGTACGGGAAATAACTTCTGATTGGATGGAGCATTACAACAATAACAGACCTCATGAAAGCTTGGGAAACCTATCTCCAATGCAGTATTTGTTAAAAAAGGAAAACTCGCCAGACGCTAATCCCAACACCGAGTTTTCTCCTTTTCAACAAATTTTGCCAGCATCAACAACAGAATGA